The following coding sequences lie in one Peromyscus maniculatus bairdii isolate BWxNUB_F1_BW_parent chromosome 3, HU_Pman_BW_mat_3.1, whole genome shotgun sequence genomic window:
- the LOC121828244 gene encoding taste receptor type 2 member 125-like, whose translation MCDFLQFMLTVILSIESIREKLRNVFVALVNIVDWIKRRKISTVVQILTVLAISRISLLCGENNQYFLDEKTPATINTMFTLISFIMTLIAFLLLIFLLWRHLKNRQLIVKGSRDTSTTAHIKALKMVVTFLSLYATFFWLLFLLFCNSNFKQKSSIILFLLALGFAFPSAHPWVLILEKKKVR comes from the exons ATGTGTGATTTCCTACAGTTCATGTTGACTGTCATTTTAAGCATAGAATCAATAAGAGAAAAGTTAAGAAATGTATTTGTGGCTCTAGTGAACATTGTGGACTGGATCAAGAGAAGAAAGATCTCTACAGTGGTTCAAatcctcactgttctggccatctCTAGAATTTCTCTGCTCTG TGGTGAGAATAATCAATATTTTCTGGACG aaaaaactccagctacaatcaaCACTATGTTCACACTCATCTCCTTCATCATGACCCTGATTgctttccttttgctcatcttccTCCTGTGGAGACATCTGAAGAACAGACAGCTCATTGTCAAAGGCTCCAGAGACACCAGCACCACAGCCCACATAAAGGCCCTGAAAATGGTGGTCACCTTCCTGTCACTGTATGCCACTTTCTTTTGGTTGCTTTTCCTACTGTTTTGTAACAGTAACTTTAAGCAGAAAAGttcaataattttgtttttactagCCCTGGGATTTGCTTTTCCCTCAGCCCATCCATGGGTCCTGATTCTAGAGAAGAAGAAGGTGAGATAG